Proteins encoded within one genomic window of Flavobacterium sp. NG2:
- a CDS encoding DUF5103 domain-containing protein encodes MFDKLTLYITFLLALTHSIVAQVENEVVPPFNIKTVSFIHNNQNAVPIFELGSGFQLQFDDLYGNNADYFYEIIHCDYNWVPSEIPKNEYLSGFDNQRIQNVVTSFNTLQIYSHFTLPIPNQFTQQLRLSGNYILKILNDSKEVVFSRRFILYEDLATVPIQVKRARTINNLPYKHNLDFSINSNTITFQNPIKNVKVSLIQNGNFNTAIKNIAPQYTLGNSLIYKYDKETQFWAGNEFMYFENKNIRFPSNFISKVDTSTDIYSSHLFTNNARANYPYSFFQDVNGNFVVLNANAENSEIEADYSWVYFTLSAPSFRLKKDIYVVGMFNNYSLSPEYKMDYNPQKGIYEKAILIKQGFTNYNYVIADSKGVIDSENAIDGNFYQTENEYTILVYYRDNTARYDRIIGKGSANSTNIIN; translated from the coding sequence ATGTTTGATAAACTCACACTCTATATTACATTTTTACTAGCACTAACGCACTCTATTGTTGCGCAAGTCGAAAATGAGGTAGTACCACCATTTAACATCAAAACCGTTTCCTTTATTCACAACAACCAAAATGCAGTTCCAATATTTGAATTGGGTTCTGGTTTTCAATTGCAGTTTGATGATTTATATGGCAACAATGCCGACTATTTTTATGAAATCATTCATTGTGACTACAACTGGGTCCCTTCTGAAATACCTAAAAACGAATACTTATCAGGTTTTGACAATCAACGCATTCAAAACGTTGTAACCTCGTTCAACACCTTACAAATTTACTCGCATTTCACTTTACCGATTCCAAATCAATTCACGCAACAATTACGATTGAGCGGAAATTACATATTGAAGATTTTGAACGATAGCAAAGAAGTCGTTTTTTCTCGACGATTCATACTTTATGAAGACTTAGCGACGGTCCCAATTCAAGTCAAAAGAGCTAGAACCATCAACAACCTACCATATAAGCATAATTTAGATTTTTCAATTAACTCTAATACCATAACTTTTCAAAACCCCATAAAAAACGTAAAAGTTTCTTTAATTCAGAACGGAAATTTCAACACTGCTATTAAAAATATCGCCCCTCAATATACATTAGGAAACAGCCTTATCTATAAATACGACAAAGAGACACAGTTTTGGGCTGGCAATGAATTCATGTATTTTGAAAACAAAAACATTCGTTTTCCTTCTAATTTCATTTCAAAAGTAGATACTAGTACCGATATCTACAGCAGCCACTTATTCACTAATAACGCAAGAGCCAATTACCCTTATTCGTTTTTTCAAGATGTAAACGGAAACTTCGTAGTTCTAAATGCCAATGCTGAAAATAGCGAAATTGAAGCAGACTATTCTTGGGTTTATTTCACCTTATCAGCACCTAGCTTCAGACTTAAAAAAGACATTTATGTCGTAGGTATGTTCAACAATTACAGCCTAAGTCCTGAATACAAAATGGATTATAATCCTCAAAAAGGAATCTATGAAAAAGCCATCTTAATCAAGCAAGGTTTCACCAATTACAATTACGTCATTGCTGACAGCAAAGGAGTTATCGACTCCGAAAATGCTATTGACGGAAATTTTTATCAAACTGAAAATGAATACACTATATTAGTTTACTACAGAGACAACACCGCTAGATACGATCGCATCATTGGAAAAGGCTCTGCCAACTCAACAAACATCATCAATTAA
- a CDS encoding GxxExxY protein gives MEDFYLKDETYKIIGACMEVHKILGKGHSEKVYGDALEYEFNKNEIDYKREVKYNIEYKEIILPTYYFADFVLFDKIILEIKAIQLLSSSEIKQTLNYLAASKNKIGLLVNFGEDSLKYKRIIL, from the coding sequence ATGGAAGATTTTTACCTCAAAGACGAAACATACAAAATAATTGGTGCATGTATGGAAGTTCATAAGATTCTAGGCAAAGGACATAGCGAAAAAGTATATGGTGATGCTTTAGAATATGAATTTAATAAAAATGAAATCGATTATAAACGAGAAGTTAAATACAATATCGAATATAAAGAAATCATCCTACCAACATATTATTTTGCTGATTTTGTTCTTTTTGATAAGATTATTTTAGAAATAAAAGCAATACAATTACTGTCGTCAAGCGAAATCAAACAAACTTTAAATTACCTAGCCGCCTCAAAAAACAAAATTGGACTATTAGTCAATTTTGGAGAAGACAGCTTAAAATACAAACGAATAATTTTATAA
- a CDS encoding DEAD/DEAH box helicase, with the protein MEYQFCFDVSCDIKTGYYIPTAYIVPKNQPITYVDKKASPDVLRSLNIAIATLEPNIQKALVLCEALKTEALLKKFNTTGKSKKSIEELLKDSKIALGIQHFYHLKMATFLDLITTAHYPFSVELNKDKDFRKSGVSTQNNPLEAQLKFQKTAEGITYTLALKDETSVFSPCDKKTLILLSEPSWLVIDQKLFGLKGIDAKKIKPFLNKKSIEIPSRMVPEYFEKFIKDMVKKTTIEADGFEIIQINQLKACSIEIVHDFFKNSYYLNLHFDYDGYIFDASKTKQSHSEIDLNQPEQIKVIQYKRNEASEFIFEQKMTSIGFTKTEHGFWRLSPKEEKTETYETIQWLIENQQELIAFGFNLSNLKIEGKKLQTEKPRIRFSNNVQNDWFDLKITISCGEFEFSFAAIIPNIKQQNQVYILPDKSCFLIPKEWMMQYASLAKLAKVKEGILQLPKSNFAVLQNIPELKIETIATEKKEFQLSPLVKATLRPYQLEGVQWLLEHYHNNLGACLADDMGLGKTLQTLSALVSVQEQLEMQQREAEQLDLFGNVIPQAKEYLKALIVLPSSLVFNWYNEARKFTPHLRRIQYVGSDRKLIAKKLARYDLVFTSYAIASRDSAILEKYNFRFLILDESQYIKNKNSKIFKAIQQIQARTRFSLSGTPIENSLDDLWSQMEFINPEILGSYSFFVEHYKNPIEKQQNTVVLSELKSLISPFILRRTKEQVLKDLPEMTEQIYYCEMEKEQEKLYEEEKSKARNSLLKTDGSKVDKINIINTLMRLRQLSNHPKMIDSKSEFDSGKFNAVTDFLTTLIQAKQKTIVFSSFVSNLDFYKKWCILHKIKFKELTGATAQKDRETAVNQFQEQEDVLLFFISLKAGGVGLNITKASYVLFLDPWWNPFAEKQGIGRAHRLGQLNKVNVIRFITKNTVEEKIIRLQENKKLLSDSLLDEETISTEIETHLDYILE; encoded by the coding sequence GTGGAGTATCAATTTTGCTTTGATGTAAGTTGTGATATAAAAACAGGTTATTATATTCCTACTGCTTATATTGTCCCTAAAAACCAACCCATAACCTACGTTGACAAAAAAGCTTCACCTGATGTTTTGCGTTCGCTGAACATTGCCATTGCAACTTTAGAACCCAACATTCAAAAAGCACTTGTATTATGTGAAGCACTAAAAACAGAAGCTTTACTTAAAAAATTCAATACCACAGGAAAATCTAAAAAAAGTATTGAAGAGCTCCTAAAAGATTCAAAAATAGCGCTTGGCATACAGCATTTTTACCATCTCAAAATGGCGACCTTTTTGGATTTAATTACAACTGCTCATTACCCATTTTCAGTCGAATTAAATAAAGATAAAGACTTTAGAAAAAGTGGTGTCTCAACCCAAAACAATCCGCTAGAAGCCCAACTTAAATTCCAAAAAACAGCAGAAGGCATTACCTATACATTAGCATTAAAAGACGAAACATCCGTCTTTTCTCCATGCGACAAAAAAACATTGATTCTTTTATCTGAACCCAGCTGGTTGGTTATTGACCAAAAATTATTTGGATTAAAAGGCATTGATGCTAAAAAGATAAAACCTTTTTTAAACAAAAAATCCATCGAGATTCCGTCCCGAATGGTTCCCGAATATTTTGAGAAATTCATCAAAGACATGGTCAAAAAAACGACTATTGAAGCCGATGGATTCGAAATTATTCAAATAAACCAACTAAAAGCTTGTTCGATAGAAATAGTCCATGATTTTTTCAAAAACAGCTATTACCTCAACCTGCACTTTGATTATGATGGGTATATTTTTGATGCTTCAAAAACTAAACAAAGCCATTCTGAAATTGATTTAAACCAACCCGAACAGATCAAAGTCATTCAGTACAAGCGTAACGAAGCCAGCGAATTCATTTTCGAACAAAAAATGACTTCCATTGGTTTTACAAAAACGGAACATGGTTTTTGGAGGCTTTCGCCAAAGGAGGAAAAAACTGAAACCTATGAAACGATTCAATGGCTTATTGAAAACCAACAAGAGTTAATTGCATTTGGCTTTAACTTAAGCAATTTAAAAATAGAGGGTAAAAAACTTCAAACTGAAAAACCTAGAATCCGTTTTTCAAACAACGTTCAAAATGATTGGTTTGATCTAAAAATCACCATCAGTTGCGGCGAATTTGAATTTAGTTTTGCTGCAATTATTCCAAATATCAAACAGCAAAACCAAGTTTATATTCTCCCTGATAAAAGTTGCTTTTTGATTCCAAAAGAATGGATGATGCAATATGCTTCTTTGGCAAAATTAGCCAAAGTAAAAGAGGGTATTTTACAACTACCCAAAAGTAATTTTGCTGTTTTACAGAACATTCCTGAACTTAAAATCGAAACAATAGCAACAGAGAAGAAAGAATTCCAACTTTCACCATTAGTCAAAGCAACCTTACGTCCGTATCAATTAGAAGGTGTACAATGGTTATTAGAACATTATCACAATAACCTAGGCGCTTGTCTTGCGGATGATATGGGACTTGGTAAAACATTGCAAACCCTTTCGGCTCTCGTTAGTGTTCAAGAACAGTTGGAAATGCAACAAAGAGAAGCAGAACAACTAGATTTATTTGGAAATGTGATACCGCAAGCCAAAGAATACTTGAAAGCATTGATTGTCCTTCCCTCCTCTTTGGTTTTTAACTGGTACAATGAAGCCCGAAAATTCACGCCACACCTAAGACGCATACAATACGTAGGTAGCGACCGAAAACTGATAGCCAAAAAACTAGCACGTTACGATTTGGTATTTACCAGTTACGCCATTGCTTCACGCGACAGTGCCATTTTAGAAAAATACAATTTTCGTTTTTTAATTTTAGACGAAAGTCAGTACATTAAAAATAAAAACTCAAAAATATTCAAAGCTATTCAGCAAATTCAAGCACGCACAAGATTTTCATTGAGCGGAACTCCTATTGAAAATTCCCTTGATGACCTATGGTCACAAATGGAATTTATCAATCCTGAAATTCTGGGGAGCTATTCTTTTTTTGTAGAACATTATAAAAACCCTATCGAAAAACAACAAAACACTGTTGTTTTATCCGAACTAAAATCATTGATCAGTCCGTTTATTTTAAGACGTACCAAAGAACAAGTATTGAAGGATTTACCCGAAATGACGGAGCAAATCTATTACTGTGAAATGGAAAAAGAACAGGAAAAACTATACGAAGAAGAAAAGTCTAAAGCTCGAAATTCATTGCTAAAAACTGACGGGTCAAAAGTGGACAAAATCAATATCATCAATACCTTGATGCGTTTGAGACAACTGAGCAACCATCCAAAAATGATCGATTCAAAATCTGAATTTGACTCTGGTAAATTCAATGCCGTAACCGATTTTTTGACAACTTTAATCCAAGCCAAACAGAAAACAATTGTATTTAGTTCCTTTGTTTCTAATTTAGATTTTTACAAAAAATGGTGTATTCTTCACAAAATAAAATTCAAAGAACTCACTGGTGCCACGGCTCAAAAAGACCGTGAAACAGCCGTTAACCAATTTCAAGAGCAAGAGGATGTTTTACTATTTTTCATCTCCTTAAAAGCTGGAGGCGTTGGACTTAATATCACAAAGGCTTCTTATGTATTATTCCTAGATCCTTGGTGGAATCCTTTTGCGGAAAAACAAGGAATAGGACGCGCGCACCGTTTGGGCCAATTGAACAAAGTCAATGTGATTCGGTTTATCACTAAAAACACCGTAGAGGAAAAAATCATCCGTTTACAGGAAAACAAAAAACTATTATCCGATTCGCTTTTGGACGAAGAAACTATTAGCACCGAAATTGAAACTCATTTGGACTATATTTTGGAATGA
- the map gene encoding type I methionyl aminopeptidase, translating to MIIVKSREEIELMRESALIVSKTLGMLASEIKEGVTTLHLDKLAEAFIRDHGAEPSFLGLYGFPNSLCMSPNAQVVHGIPNNTPLVSGDIISVDCGAFKNGFHGDHAYTFEVGEVAPETKKLLQVTKESLYVGIREFKAGNRVEDVGNAIQKYTEGHGYGVVRELVGHGLGQKMHEDPEMPNYGKRGRGKLFVEGMVIALEPMINQGTRNIKQLKDGWTILTADGKPSAHFEHDIALVDGKPELLSTFAYIYKELGIVSNEEDEFRKLPLVL from the coding sequence ATGATTATAGTAAAATCACGTGAAGAAATTGAATTAATGCGCGAAAGTGCTTTAATTGTATCGAAGACATTAGGAATGCTTGCTTCTGAGATTAAAGAAGGAGTTACAACTTTACATTTAGACAAATTAGCAGAAGCTTTTATAAGAGACCATGGTGCTGAACCAAGTTTCTTAGGCTTGTATGGTTTCCCAAATTCCCTTTGCATGAGCCCTAACGCTCAAGTAGTACACGGAATTCCAAATAACACACCATTAGTTAGTGGTGATATCATCTCTGTTGATTGTGGTGCTTTCAAAAATGGTTTCCACGGAGACCACGCATATACTTTTGAAGTAGGTGAAGTTGCTCCTGAAACCAAAAAATTATTACAAGTTACTAAAGAGTCTTTATACGTAGGTATCCGCGAGTTCAAAGCTGGAAACCGAGTAGAAGACGTAGGTAATGCTATCCAAAAATATACCGAAGGTCATGGTTACGGAGTTGTTCGCGAATTGGTAGGTCATGGTTTAGGTCAAAAAATGCACGAAGATCCAGAAATGCCAAACTACGGAAAACGTGGTCGTGGAAAATTGTTTGTCGAAGGAATGGTGATTGCACTTGAGCCGATGATCAACCAAGGAACACGCAACATCAAACAACTAAAAGACGGTTGGACAATCTTAACCGCTGACGGAAAACCATCGGCTCATTTCGAACATGATATCGCTTTAGTAGACGGAAAACCTGAATTGCTATCTACATTCGCTTACATATACAAAGAACTAGGAATCGTAAGTAATGAAGAAGATGAATTTAGAAAATTGCCTTTAGTCTTATAA
- the apaG gene encoding Co2+/Mg2+ efflux protein ApaG, whose translation MVSQITRGIKISVLTSFEGTYFKNYKIHFAFSYEITIENHSKDSVQLTSRHWEIFDSLNDQEVVDGEGVIGKKPVLKPGELHTYSSGCLLASPYGAMHGHFNMINFSNAKSFKVYIPTFRLCAPFALN comes from the coding sequence ATGGTATCTCAGATTACAAGAGGCATAAAAATTTCAGTATTGACTAGTTTTGAAGGCACTTACTTCAAAAACTACAAGATACACTTTGCCTTTAGTTATGAGATTACAATTGAAAACCACAGTAAAGATTCTGTCCAGCTTACCTCACGTCATTGGGAAATTTTTGATTCACTTAACGATCAAGAAGTTGTCGACGGTGAAGGTGTTATTGGCAAAAAACCCGTTTTAAAACCAGGAGAACTACACACCTACAGTTCAGGCTGCCTCTTAGCCTCTCCTTATGGAGCAATGCATGGTCATTTCAATATGATTAATTTCAGTAATGCCAAAAGTTTTAAAGTATATATTCCTACTTTCAGACTATGTGCTCCTTTTGCATTAAACTAG
- the pruA gene encoding L-glutamate gamma-semialdehyde dehydrogenase: MLKGFFKVPKATNEPVKSYLPNSPEKEAVLAAYDKMWNSKIDVPLYIGSEEIRTGNTKTITAPHDHQHQVGTYHLAEKSHIEKAIANALESRKAWAAMAWEQRAAIFLKAAELIAGPYRARINAATMIGQSKNIHQAEIDAACELIDFLRFNVEFMSQIYADQPASSSDMWNRLEYRPLEGFIYAITPFNFTAIAANLPASASMMGNVVVWKPSDSQVFSAQIIIEVFKEAGIPDGVINVVFGDALMITDTVLASRDFAGLHFTGSTHVFKDIWSKIGANIHHYKTYPRIVGETGGKDFIIAHSSANAKQVSTGIVRGAFEFQGQKCSAASRAYVPKSLWPTIKEQIITDVKSMKIGSPQDFSNFITAVIHEGSFDKLASFIDQAKKDTDAEIIIGGNYDKSVGYFIEPTVIVTTNPHYSTMETELFGPVMTIYVYEDAKWEETLELADTTSEYALTGAIFSQDRYAIEVATVKLQNAAGNFYINDKPTGAVVGQQPFGGARASGTNDKAGSPLNLLRWVSPRTIKETFVTPVDYRYPFLGE; this comes from the coding sequence ATGTTAAAAGGATTTTTCAAAGTACCCAAAGCAACCAACGAACCTGTAAAAAGCTATCTTCCCAATTCCCCAGAAAAAGAAGCTGTTCTCGCTGCTTATGATAAAATGTGGAATTCTAAAATTGACGTACCTCTGTATATTGGAAGTGAAGAAATCAGAACTGGAAATACCAAAACAATAACAGCTCCACACGACCACCAACACCAAGTTGGAACTTATCACCTTGCTGAAAAATCACATATCGAAAAAGCCATTGCAAATGCACTAGAATCTAGAAAAGCATGGGCTGCTATGGCTTGGGAACAACGCGCCGCCATCTTTTTGAAAGCTGCAGAACTAATTGCAGGCCCTTATAGAGCCAGAATCAATGCCGCAACCATGATTGGGCAATCCAAAAACATTCACCAAGCAGAAATTGACGCCGCATGTGAACTTATTGACTTTTTACGTTTCAACGTTGAGTTTATGAGTCAAATTTACGCAGATCAACCGGCCTCTTCTTCTGATATGTGGAACCGCCTAGAATACAGACCCCTGGAAGGCTTTATCTATGCCATAACACCATTTAACTTTACAGCTATCGCTGCCAATCTACCAGCTAGTGCCTCTATGATGGGTAATGTTGTCGTTTGGAAACCAAGTGACAGCCAAGTTTTCTCTGCTCAAATCATTATCGAAGTATTCAAAGAAGCAGGTATTCCTGATGGAGTTATCAATGTCGTTTTTGGTGATGCTTTGATGATTACTGATACCGTTTTGGCTAGCCGTGATTTTGCTGGACTGCATTTCACAGGATCTACTCACGTATTCAAAGATATTTGGTCAAAAATAGGAGCTAACATTCACCACTATAAAACTTACCCTCGAATCGTTGGAGAAACGGGCGGGAAAGATTTTATCATAGCACATTCAAGTGCTAACGCAAAGCAAGTTTCCACCGGAATAGTTCGTGGTGCTTTTGAGTTTCAAGGTCAAAAATGCTCAGCAGCTTCAAGAGCGTATGTCCCTAAAAGTTTATGGCCAACGATAAAAGAACAAATTATCACTGATGTAAAATCAATGAAAATAGGATCTCCTCAAGATTTCAGTAACTTCATAACCGCTGTTATTCACGAAGGTTCTTTTGACAAACTAGCTAGTTTTATTGACCAAGCTAAAAAAGATACTGATGCGGAAATTATTATCGGCGGAAATTACGATAAATCTGTGGGGTACTTTATAGAACCTACAGTAATTGTTACTACCAATCCGCACTACTCTACAATGGAAACGGAATTATTTGGTCCAGTAATGACAATTTACGTTTACGAAGATGCTAAATGGGAAGAAACTCTTGAATTAGCAGACACCACCTCTGAATATGCCTTGACGGGAGCTATTTTTAGCCAAGACCGTTATGCTATTGAAGTCGCAACAGTTAAATTACAAAATGCTGCTGGTAACTTCTACATCAATGATAAACCAACAGGTGCCGTAGTAGGTCAACAACCTTTTGGAGGAGCAAGGGCTTCTGGAACAAACGACAAAGCTGGCTCTCCATTGAATTTATTGCGTTGGGTTTCACCAAGAACAATCAAAGAAACTTTTGTTACTCCTGTTGATTACAGATATCCATTTTTGGGAGAATAA
- a CDS encoding class I SAM-dependent methyltransferase, with protein sequence MKSAFKLILNTIPRPILIRLSYVVRPVLALALKGNTYTDPIDGKSFKSFLPYGYGTQRTNVLSPSTLSLERHRLLWLYLNEETDFFTAPLKVLHFAPEQAFYKLFRKQKNLDYTTTDLFSPLADVKADICDLPFEDNQYDVILCNHVLEHIPDDTKAMQELYRVLKPGGMAILQIPQDLNRETTFADDSITDQKERARIFGQYDHVRIYGRDYFDKLRSIGFTVIEEDFTNKISPELVEKYCLAKGEVIPVCFK encoded by the coding sequence ATGAAATCTGCTTTTAAACTTATACTCAATACCATTCCGCGTCCTATCTTAATTCGTTTAAGTTATGTTGTACGTCCTGTTCTAGCTTTGGCTTTAAAAGGAAATACTTATACTGATCCTATTGACGGGAAAAGTTTCAAAAGCTTTTTACCTTATGGATATGGTACGCAACGAACGAATGTTTTGTCGCCAAGTACCCTTTCATTAGAAAGACACCGATTGTTATGGCTGTATTTGAATGAAGAAACAGATTTTTTCACAGCTCCACTTAAAGTATTGCATTTTGCACCTGAGCAAGCTTTTTATAAGTTGTTTCGAAAGCAAAAAAACCTCGATTATACTACTACTGATTTGTTTTCGCCTTTAGCGGATGTCAAAGCAGATATTTGCGATTTGCCCTTTGAGGACAATCAATACGATGTGATTTTATGCAACCACGTTTTGGAACACATTCCTGATGACACTAAGGCCATGCAAGAACTGTATCGCGTATTAAAACCAGGAGGAATGGCGATTTTACAAATCCCACAAGACTTGAATCGCGAGACTACCTTTGCTGATGATTCGATTACTGACCAAAAAGAACGCGCTAGAATCTTTGGTCAATACGACCATGTGCGTATTTATGGCCGTGATTATTTCGACAAGCTACGTTCTATTGGCTTTACCGTAATTGAAGAAGATTTCACCAATAAAATCAGTCCCGAATTAGTAGAAAAATATTGCTTAGCCAAAGGCGAAGTGATTCCAGTTTGTTTTAAATAA
- a CDS encoding acyl-CoA desaturase, with amino-acid sequence MISNAPTFPRHDALKFFKILNARVNEYFKENNIKKTGNWKLYIKTAIMFSLLFVPYFVLLLIPTMPFWLHLILSFVMGVGMAGVGMNVMHDGNHGSYSTKPWVNKIMGGSIYILAGNVYNWQVQHNVLHHTYTNIPGHDEDLDAGRIIRFTKHAKWYSFHRFQQYYALLAYGLLTINWCLTTDFKQMGVYLKRKLYYGTQPNPKNLWTGLVISKIIYFSFWLIVPIIVLSWWKVLIGFFIMHYTAGLILSIIFQLAHVVEETENPTPNELNEMDNTWAIHQLYTTTNFAPKNWLLNYYTGGLNHQIEHHLYPHISHIHYGKIAEFVKQTAKECNLPYFEYKTMRSAVIAHIKHLKDLGIKPEIAQ; translated from the coding sequence ATGATTTCGAATGCGCCGACTTTTCCACGACATGATGCTTTAAAATTTTTTAAAATTTTAAACGCAAGGGTCAATGAATATTTTAAGGAAAACAACATTAAAAAAACGGGAAACTGGAAACTGTACATCAAAACAGCTATTATGTTTTCACTACTATTCGTCCCCTATTTTGTCCTTTTATTAATCCCTACAATGCCTTTTTGGCTACATCTTATCCTCAGCTTCGTAATGGGCGTAGGAATGGCTGGTGTAGGAATGAATGTTATGCACGACGGAAATCACGGCTCCTACTCCACTAAACCTTGGGTAAACAAAATCATGGGAGGAAGTATCTATATATTAGCTGGAAACGTCTATAACTGGCAAGTACAACACAACGTATTACACCATACTTACACAAACATTCCTGGACACGATGAAGACTTAGATGCGGGACGAATCATCCGTTTTACCAAACATGCAAAATGGTACAGTTTTCATAGATTTCAACAGTATTATGCTTTGTTAGCATACGGCCTTTTAACAATCAACTGGTGCCTGACTACTGATTTTAAGCAAATGGGAGTCTATCTTAAAAGAAAATTATATTATGGAACACAACCTAATCCTAAAAATTTATGGACAGGTCTAGTTATTTCTAAAATTATTTATTTCTCTTTTTGGCTAATCGTTCCTATTATAGTTTTAAGTTGGTGGAAAGTATTAATTGGCTTTTTCATCATGCATTACACTGCGGGATTAATTCTAAGTATCATTTTCCAATTGGCTCATGTGGTTGAAGAAACCGAAAACCCAACACCAAATGAATTGAATGAAATGGATAATACTTGGGCCATTCACCAACTATACACCACTACTAATTTCGCACCCAAAAACTGGTTGCTAAATTATTATACAGGAGGATTAAACCACCAAATCGAACACCATTTATACCCACACATCAGCCACATCCATTACGGAAAAATCGCTGAATTTGTAAAACAGACAGCAAAAGAATGCAACCTTCCTTATTTTGAATACAAAACCATGCGAAGTGCTGTAATTGCTCACATTAAACACTTAAAAGATTTAGGAATAAAGCCCGAAATAGCACAATAA
- the rsmG gene encoding 16S rRNA (guanine(527)-N(7))-methyltransferase RsmG — translation MDEILKYFPDLSEIQKEQFAKLDFLYHDWNEKINVISRKDIDSLYTKHVLHSLGIAKIMKFEPGSYVLDVGTGGGFPGIPLAILFPETRFYLIDVIAKKIKVVQGVADALELKNVKAEQIRAENVKGDFDFIVSRAVTNMPDFVSWVKTKIKKQHKHELKNGILYLKGGDLTEELKDFPKATQYDLATIFEDEFFETKKVVHLPLKFVV, via the coding sequence ATGGACGAGATATTGAAGTATTTTCCAGATTTAAGCGAAATTCAAAAAGAGCAATTCGCAAAGCTGGATTTTTTATACCACGATTGGAACGAAAAAATTAATGTAATCTCTAGAAAAGATATTGATTCTTTATATACAAAACATGTTTTGCATTCCTTAGGAATAGCCAAAATAATGAAGTTTGAACCAGGGAGTTATGTCCTAGATGTAGGTACAGGTGGTGGATTCCCGGGGATACCGTTAGCGATTTTATTTCCAGAAACTCGTTTTTATTTGATTGATGTGATTGCTAAGAAAATAAAAGTCGTTCAAGGTGTTGCAGATGCTTTGGAATTGAAAAATGTAAAAGCAGAGCAAATTAGAGCTGAGAATGTCAAAGGAGATTTTGATTTTATTGTTAGTCGTGCCGTGACAAATATGCCTGATTTTGTTTCTTGGGTAAAAACCAAAATTAAAAAACAACATAAGCACGAATTGAAAAATGGAATTTTGTACTTGAAAGGTGGTGACCTAACCGAAGAATTAAAGGACTTTCCGAAAGCAACGCAATACGATTTGGCTACTATATTTGAGGATGAATTTTTTGAGACCAAGAAAGTGGTGCACTTGCCATTGAAGTTTGTGGTTTAA